Proteins encoded by one window of Candidatus Hydrogenedentota bacterium:
- a CDS encoding TolC family protein — protein MAPIRPWLMGIWCVAAMATAQPATDPLLESAAGVLNEAAAYHTPPVPREAPEPLELTLETCVARALAQNVDALVAETDVALREAEAGQARSGRRPQVAAEAAYNYVEELDFGLGGGFLGGFVDTESFSPDKETITTRLTVTQVLYAGGQIQAAVRASRHLAESEAWRRDAVRQEVAYLARQAYHDAIAARAAAQVALEAEAAFARHLRDTEILAKEGALTDYEVMRARTEVAARAADVAAARANVERADIAIRRVLGLPPGQPVACAPAGQAPPAPAPGTDFGAIALAQRPEVRALRDALAAAEAQRRGVIGKYLPQASTTVTWVEVDGGGQSNPDGWQVNVGARWDLYTGGQRRHERAAARARAEGLRHELAELERGVAHDADLALARLAEAQAAVRARRDNAELAAESVRLADIRYREGIGTQTEIIDAELERARARAGLVIALRDYHVALAALERAAGGPWEAAGAELTGPDGAEAAEE, from the coding sequence ATGGCGCCGATTCGCCCGTGGCTAATGGGTATCTGGTGCGTGGCCGCGATGGCGACCGCGCAGCCCGCAACAGACCCGCTGCTGGAAAGCGCGGCGGGGGTTTTGAACGAAGCCGCAGCCTACCACACGCCGCCGGTTCCGCGCGAGGCGCCGGAGCCGCTTGAGCTGACGCTGGAGACGTGCGTGGCGCGCGCGCTGGCGCAGAATGTCGATGCGCTGGTGGCCGAGACGGACGTGGCGTTGCGCGAGGCGGAGGCAGGCCAGGCGCGGTCGGGGCGCCGGCCCCAGGTGGCTGCGGAGGCGGCGTACAACTATGTCGAGGAGCTCGATTTTGGCCTGGGCGGCGGCTTCCTGGGCGGGTTTGTCGATACGGAATCCTTCAGCCCGGACAAGGAGACGATCACGACGCGGCTGACGGTGACGCAGGTGCTGTATGCGGGCGGCCAGATCCAGGCGGCGGTGCGCGCCTCGCGCCATCTTGCGGAATCCGAAGCGTGGCGGCGGGACGCGGTGCGCCAGGAAGTGGCGTATCTGGCGCGGCAGGCGTATCACGACGCGATCGCGGCGCGGGCGGCGGCGCAGGTGGCCCTGGAGGCCGAGGCGGCGTTTGCGCGCCACTTGCGGGACACGGAGATCCTGGCGAAGGAGGGCGCACTTACGGATTATGAGGTGATGCGTGCGCGGACGGAAGTGGCGGCGCGCGCGGCGGATGTTGCGGCGGCGCGCGCGAATGTCGAGCGGGCGGACATCGCGATCCGGCGGGTATTGGGGCTGCCGCCGGGGCAGCCGGTTGCGTGCGCGCCGGCGGGCCAGGCTCCGCCAGCCCCCGCGCCCGGGACGGATTTCGGCGCGATTGCGCTTGCGCAGCGGCCCGAGGTTCGCGCCCTGCGCGATGCGCTGGCGGCGGCGGAAGCGCAACGCCGGGGCGTAATCGGCAAATACCTGCCCCAGGCGAGCACAACGGTCACGTGGGTGGAGGTGGATGGGGGCGGCCAGTCCAATCCGGATGGGTGGCAGGTGAACGTGGGCGCGCGCTGGGACCTGTACACGGGCGGCCAGCGGCGGCACGAGCGTGCGGCGGCGCGGGCGCGCGCGGAGGGGCTTCGCCACGAACTGGCGGAGCTGGAGCGCGGTGTCGCGCACGATGCCGATCTGGCGCTGGCGCGGCTGGCGGAGGCGCAGGCGGCGGTGCGCGCGCGCCGGGACAACGCCGAGCTTGCGGCGGAGAGCGTGCGGCTGGCGGACATCCGCTACCGGGAAGGCATCGGCACGCAGACGGAAATCATCGACGCGGAACTGGAGCGCGCGCGGGCGCGGGCGGGGCTGGTGATCGCGCTGCGCGACTACCACGTGGCGCTGGCGGCGCTGGAGCGCGCGGCGGGCGGGCCCTGGGAGGCCGCGGGGGCGGAATTGACAGGGCCGGACGGGGCCGAAGCCGCCGAAGAATGA
- a CDS encoding histidine phosphatase family protein, whose translation MSELIIVRHGQASFMSGDYDRLSERGFDQARRLGRYWAAEDIAPTHLVIGPRKRQRQTAEAIQAAMAEEGVSTPEPVYDNRLDEFDWDGLFTYGNSTWSLKDARTGELKAQFEAAATVDEKRRTIHHYMEAVTLAWARDRFFEEGLETWAEFRGRVESAVLLHTRNAPRGSRVVFVTSGGVAAATAGFVLGLTPEKTLGLVWTLRNGALVEFVFSGGRYSLSSFNNAPHLPSRDLWTYR comes from the coding sequence TTGAGCGAACTCATCATCGTACGGCACGGGCAGGCCTCCTTCATGAGCGGCGACTACGACCGGCTCTCCGAGCGGGGATTCGATCAGGCCCGCCGCCTGGGGCGCTACTGGGCCGCGGAGGACATCGCGCCCACCCACCTCGTGATCGGCCCGCGAAAACGGCAACGACAGACCGCCGAGGCTATCCAGGCCGCCATGGCCGAGGAGGGGGTGAGCACCCCGGAACCGGTCTACGACAACCGCCTCGACGAATTCGACTGGGATGGCCTCTTCACCTACGGGAACAGCACGTGGTCCCTCAAGGACGCGCGCACCGGCGAACTCAAGGCCCAATTCGAGGCCGCCGCCACGGTCGACGAAAAACGCCGCACCATTCACCACTACATGGAAGCCGTGACCCTCGCCTGGGCCCGCGATCGCTTCTTCGAGGAGGGCCTCGAAACCTGGGCCGAGTTTCGCGGCCGCGTGGAGAGCGCCGTGCTGCTCCACACCCGCAACGCGCCGCGCGGCAGCCGCGTCGTCTTCGTCACCTCCGGCGGCGTTGCCGCAGCCACCGCCGGCTTCGTGCTCGGCCTCACCCCCGAAAAAACACTCGGCCTCGTATGGACCCTACGCAACGGCGCGCTCGTTGAATTCGTCTTCAGCGGCGGACGCTACTCCCTCAGCAGCTTCAACAACGCCCCGCACCTCCCCAGCCGCGATCTCTGGACCTACCGGTAA
- a CDS encoding exo-alpha-sialidase: MALLAAPAIAADDVKIEKVTGQEKPGAYKHPAAITELDNGDLFITFYGGGGEYEDESKVYGIRRAKGETEWSEPQLLADTPFQGEGNGIAWQAPDGLVWLFYVQRYGDTWSDARIKAKVSEDGAKTWSDSLMLSFEMGTMVRGRPIVLNNGKYLLPVYHETGGDREEMGADTASYFLIHDPATRTWTPTERIYSKIGNLQPEPVQITDEHLIAYCRVGGNYEPSTTRYMIRAESHDGGMTWSPGEDSQFPNPNSAVSFIKLQNGHLLLAYNDNMNDRTPLTIAISEDNDKTWPHRRDIGTGNNTFAYPMAIQAKDGTIHVVYTTDARKTVMLASFREEAILGHTK, encoded by the coding sequence CTGGCGCTGCTGGCCGCGCCGGCGATCGCGGCGGATGACGTCAAGATTGAGAAGGTGACAGGCCAGGAGAAACCGGGGGCCTACAAGCACCCGGCGGCGATCACGGAACTGGACAACGGCGACCTGTTTATTACGTTCTACGGCGGCGGGGGCGAATACGAGGATGAATCCAAGGTGTACGGCATCCGGCGCGCGAAGGGCGAGACGGAATGGTCGGAGCCGCAACTTCTGGCGGACACGCCGTTTCAGGGCGAGGGGAATGGCATTGCCTGGCAGGCGCCGGACGGCCTGGTGTGGCTGTTTTACGTGCAGCGCTATGGCGACACGTGGTCCGACGCGCGGATCAAGGCGAAGGTTTCGGAGGACGGCGCGAAGACGTGGTCCGATTCGCTGATGCTGAGCTTTGAGATGGGCACGATGGTGCGGGGGCGTCCGATCGTGCTGAACAACGGCAAGTATCTCCTGCCGGTGTACCACGAGACGGGCGGGGATCGCGAGGAAATGGGCGCGGACACGGCGTCGTATTTCCTGATCCACGATCCTGCGACGCGGACGTGGACGCCGACGGAGCGGATTTACTCGAAGATTGGCAACCTTCAGCCGGAGCCGGTGCAGATCACGGATGAGCACCTGATCGCGTATTGCCGGGTGGGCGGGAACTACGAGCCGAGCACGACGCGCTACATGATCCGTGCGGAGTCGCACGATGGCGGAATGACGTGGAGTCCGGGCGAGGATTCGCAGTTCCCGAATCCGAATTCGGCGGTGAGCTTCATCAAGCTGCAGAATGGCCATCTTCTGCTGGCGTACAACGACAACATGAACGATCGCACGCCGCTGACCATCGCGATTTCGGAGGACAACGACAAGACGTGGCCGCACCGCCGCGATATCGGGACGGGCAACAACACGTTTGCGTATCCGATGGCGATTCAGGCGAAGGACGGGACGATCCACGTGGTGTACACGACGGATGCGCGCAAGACGGTGATGCTTGCGAGTTTCCGGGAGGAGGCCATTCTCGGCCACACGAAGTAG
- a CDS encoding DUF4838 domain-containing protein: MRRFFVLSLAVLFVAAARAEILLVESGAPRAAIVIGADASDQAREAAGYLQEYIEKISGARLPIQAEADPASGARILVGRAAATAGALGAELPAGHSHQMNEEAFIVRTVGADLVIAGNEDWNYRGTVFAAADFLERDLGCRWFFAGPFGEAIPRRDTIRIGDIDRTERPSFRVRRVWYSGWMPASAEEQDWMRRWCDLNKINPLGLSLPGDGSVIQLARPEEHFETRPEIYAIDKNGERMRDMLCMSEPEAVRIGVETIKRAFREDPDRLSYGFAPPDGFPVCYCEACQRYFPGFNFKGYGDPSLSEVWFQFANKIALEVYEEFPDRWVLTNGYANRVRLPESIREFAPNLGIQSAVIAACSIHRIGEPRCWQRQTYETILSRWLDRLDPVFIYDYDPGKAIDNLPFPALHCLKHDIPWFRDHGAWGFYTEGVNSWMVTHLNYYVRAKLMWNADLDVDALVRDYCERFYGPAADAIEAYIWTLENAVDATDTHETWGRFMQWRLILPPVLDTLDRLIARAVAQADAPAFQQRTEVMRLVHEHMKAFLDMENAAAAGDFALSVKKADEMITLRGPIEAVQTGLVPPENDLAPHQSSSIASRRPVYDYLAQRQNGPIGNMVTLLPRDWEFLPDPKGMGVIEQWYLPEQAAGWTPIDTTFYWEAQGHQDETGWSYWGDAWYRTTFDVPAEAAGKDLWLAVAGVYNWGVWVWVNGVMRPFELDRHWRLGYHLETSPFEVNVTDLIQPGQTNDIAILVHTREPDRNPRGGLHGRVFLWERLADGETEEVEKAAPAVPE, translated from the coding sequence ATGCGCCGCTTTTTCGTGCTGAGTCTCGCCGTGCTTTTCGTTGCCGCCGCCCGCGCGGAGATCCTGCTTGTCGAGTCCGGCGCGCCGCGGGCCGCCATCGTGATCGGGGCGGATGCCAGCGATCAGGCGCGGGAGGCGGCCGGCTACCTCCAGGAATACATCGAGAAGATCTCGGGCGCCCGCCTGCCGATCCAGGCGGAGGCCGATCCCGCGTCGGGCGCGCGCATCCTGGTGGGGCGCGCGGCGGCGACCGCGGGCGCGCTGGGCGCGGAGCTCCCGGCCGGGCACTCGCACCAGATGAACGAGGAAGCCTTCATCGTGCGCACGGTCGGCGCTGATCTCGTAATCGCGGGCAACGAAGACTGGAACTACCGGGGCACGGTGTTCGCCGCCGCCGATTTCCTGGAGCGCGACCTGGGCTGCCGCTGGTTTTTCGCGGGGCCCTTTGGCGAGGCCATTCCCCGGCGGGACACCATCCGCATCGGCGATATTGATCGCACCGAGCGGCCCAGCTTCCGCGTGCGGCGGGTCTGGTATTCCGGCTGGATGCCCGCGAGCGCGGAAGAGCAGGACTGGATGCGGCGCTGGTGCGACCTGAACAAGATCAATCCGCTCGGGCTCAGCCTTCCGGGGGACGGCAGCGTGATCCAGCTCGCGCGGCCGGAGGAACATTTCGAAACCCGCCCCGAAATCTACGCGATCGACAAGAATGGCGAGCGGATGAGAGACATGCTCTGCATGAGCGAGCCGGAAGCGGTGCGGATTGGCGTGGAGACGATCAAGCGGGCCTTTCGCGAGGATCCGGACCGGCTGAGCTACGGCTTCGCGCCGCCGGACGGATTCCCGGTGTGCTATTGCGAGGCGTGCCAGCGGTACTTTCCCGGCTTTAACTTCAAGGGCTACGGCGACCCCAGCCTGAGCGAGGTCTGGTTCCAGTTCGCCAACAAGATCGCGCTGGAGGTCTACGAGGAATTCCCCGATCGCTGGGTGCTCACGAACGGATACGCCAACCGCGTGCGCCTGCCCGAGAGCATCCGCGAATTCGCGCCGAATCTCGGCATCCAGTCCGCCGTGATTGCGGCGTGCTCCATCCACCGCATCGGCGAGCCGCGCTGCTGGCAGCGGCAGACCTATGAGACGATCCTGTCGCGCTGGCTCGACCGGCTCGACCCCGTGTTCATCTACGACTACGACCCCGGCAAGGCCATCGACAACCTGCCCTTCCCGGCGCTGCACTGTCTGAAGCACGACATCCCCTGGTTCCGCGATCATGGCGCGTGGGGCTTCTATACGGAGGGCGTGAATTCGTGGATGGTCACGCACCTGAACTACTACGTCCGCGCGAAGCTCATGTGGAACGCGGACCTCGATGTGGACGCGCTGGTGCGCGACTATTGCGAGCGCTTTTACGGGCCGGCGGCGGACGCGATCGAGGCGTACATCTGGACCCTGGAGAACGCCGTGGACGCGACCGACACGCACGAGACCTGGGGCCGCTTCATGCAGTGGCGGCTCATCCTGCCGCCCGTGCTGGACACGCTCGATCGCCTGATCGCCCGGGCCGTGGCGCAGGCGGACGCCCCGGCTTTCCAGCAGCGCACCGAGGTCATGCGGCTGGTCCACGAACACATGAAGGCCTTCCTCGACATGGAGAACGCGGCGGCGGCGGGCGATTTCGCGCTATCGGTGAAGAAGGCGGACGAAATGATCACCCTGCGCGGGCCCATCGAAGCCGTGCAGACGGGGCTGGTCCCGCCGGAGAACGATCTCGCGCCGCACCAGAGCTCCAGCATCGCGTCGCGCAGACCGGTCTACGACTACCTGGCGCAGCGCCAGAACGGCCCGATCGGCAACATGGTCACCCTGCTCCCGCGCGACTGGGAATTCCTGCCGGACCCGAAGGGCATGGGTGTGATCGAACAGTGGTATCTGCCCGAACAGGCCGCCGGGTGGACGCCCATCGACACGACCTTCTACTGGGAGGCCCAGGGCCACCAGGACGAAACCGGCTGGAGCTACTGGGGCGACGCCTGGTACCGCACAACGTTCGACGTGCCCGCGGAGGCGGCCGGGAAGGACCTCTGGCTCGCCGTGGCGGGCGTGTACAACTGGGGCGTGTGGGTGTGGGTCAACGGCGTGATGCGCCCCTTCGAGCTGGACCGCCACTGGCGCCTGGGCTACCACCTGGAGACGTCGCCCTTCGAGGTCAACGTCACGGACCTGATCCAACCCGGCCAGACCAACGACATCGCCATTCTCGTGCACACGCGCGAGCCCGACCGCAACCCCCGCGGCGGCCTGCACGGGCGGGTGTTCCTGTGGGAGCGCCTCGCGGATGGGGAGACCGAGGAAGTGGAGAAGGCGGCGCCCGCCGTGCCGGAGTAG